One Paenibacillus sp. FSL H7-0737 DNA segment encodes these proteins:
- a CDS encoding ABC transporter permease, producing MNNMLPLIRNECLKIIKKKRFYVILLILIVLVPMFTYAQMRSAERSRDKFNSDWRLEIQQQIIDNQNSLGSDRIPEEWKTYRRIFVQQLQYYLHHDVNPNEPSGVTFTREFMDNSVTLFIPLLIMAVASDLVSAERTTGTIKMLLTRPVKRWKVLFSKLAALLMFVSLIVLSTFVISYLISGLAFGYKGFNIPVFTGFKISGDSVDMSTVHAVPQWKYMLMQGGLVWFVSVVVALLAFMISVLVRSTAASIVVMMAALIAGNILTNMASAWTTAKYLFMVNLGLTGYLSGTPAPIEGMSLSFSMAVLAVWGAASVIISFAVFTKRDILN from the coding sequence TTGAATAATATGCTTCCGCTAATCCGTAATGAATGTTTAAAAATCATAAAAAAGAAACGGTTTTATGTTATACTGCTGATTCTGATTGTACTGGTGCCTATGTTCACCTACGCTCAAATGCGCTCAGCTGAGCGTAGCCGAGATAAATTCAACTCCGATTGGCGCCTGGAGATCCAGCAGCAGATCATTGATAATCAAAATTCTTTGGGTAGCGACCGAATTCCAGAGGAATGGAAGACTTATCGGCGAATATTTGTACAGCAGCTTCAGTACTACCTTCACCATGATGTGAATCCGAACGAGCCAAGTGGCGTTACCTTTACCCGTGAGTTTATGGATAATTCCGTTACTTTATTTATTCCGCTGCTCATTATGGCGGTAGCCTCGGATTTAGTTTCTGCGGAGCGAACTACAGGGACGATCAAAATGCTGCTGACAAGGCCAGTTAAGCGTTGGAAAGTTTTGTTTAGCAAATTAGCGGCTCTGCTTATGTTTGTCTCGCTTATTGTGCTCTCCACCTTTGTGATCAGCTACCTTATCTCTGGTCTTGCTTTTGGATATAAGGGCTTTAATATCCCTGTCTTTACAGGCTTTAAGATCAGTGGAGACTCGGTGGATATGTCTACTGTGCATGCAGTACCACAATGGAAATATATGCTTATGCAAGGTGGATTGGTCTGGTTCGTAAGTGTCGTAGTTGCCCTGCTTGCTTTTATGATCTCTGTACTTGTAAGGAGCACTGCTGCTAGTATAGTGGTCATGATGGCAGCGCTGATCGCTGGAAATATTCTGACTAATATGGCTTCAGCCTGGACAACAGCGAAATATTTATTTATGGTAAATCTTGGACTGACCGGTTATTTGTCAGGAACTCCCGCACCCATAGAGGGGATGTCCTTGTCATTTTCCATGGCTGTACTGGCCGTGTGGGGGGCTGCTTCG
- a CDS encoding ABC transporter ATP-binding protein, with product MTKANSGESSPVVLSVDGVRKKIGRKWIIDDVTFDVREGEIFGFLGPNGAGKTTTIRMLVDLIRPSEGKITVCGYNVNRNPEKALQFVGSIVENPEVYTYLTGWENLQHFARMQPGIDNARISEVVDIVRLDQRIHDKVSTYSLGMRQRLGIAQALLGRPRLLILDEPTNGLDPKGIKELREFIRKLADEGLAVFVSSHLLSEIQLLCDRVAIISKGRVLAVGAVDELIARNSPYVLWELEPFSEARALLADRPDIQIQNLEDVTLDDSIIAGMGPNSLITIMEQDLIPEIVAVMVTAEIEVRAVHKINPTLEQLFLKLTEGENVE from the coding sequence ATGACAAAAGCGAACAGTGGAGAATCCAGCCCGGTCGTCTTGTCTGTAGACGGGGTACGGAAAAAAATAGGGCGAAAGTGGATTATAGATGATGTTACGTTTGATGTGAGAGAAGGAGAAATTTTTGGCTTCCTCGGACCCAATGGAGCTGGGAAGACAACTACGATTAGAATGCTTGTCGATTTGATTCGTCCAAGCGAGGGCAAGATTACGGTATGTGGTTACAATGTGAACCGAAATCCGGAAAAAGCGTTGCAATTTGTCGGCTCTATCGTTGAGAATCCTGAGGTATATACCTATTTGACGGGATGGGAGAATTTACAGCATTTTGCCCGTATGCAGCCAGGTATAGATAATGCACGTATTAGTGAAGTCGTAGATATCGTTCGGTTGGATCAACGAATCCATGATAAGGTAAGTACATATTCGCTTGGGATGAGACAACGACTTGGTATAGCGCAGGCTCTTCTGGGACGTCCGCGTCTGCTTATTCTGGACGAGCCTACAAATGGCTTAGATCCAAAGGGAATTAAGGAGCTGCGAGAATTTATACGCAAACTAGCAGATGAGGGTTTAGCGGTATTTGTATCGAGTCATTTACTTAGTGAAATCCAGCTTCTCTGCGACCGTGTTGCGATTATTAGTAAAGGGCGAGTACTTGCAGTGGGTGCGGTAGATGAGCTGATCGCTCGAAATTCTCCGTATGTACTTTGGGAGCTGGAGCCTTTTTCTGAAGCTAGGGCATTACTGGCTGATCGCCCGGATATTCAGATTCAGAATCTGGAAGACGTTACCTTGGATGATTCAATAATTGCTGGTATGGGCCCGAATTCTTTAATCACAATTATGGAGCAGGATTTGATCCCCGAGATTGTGGCTGTTATGGTGACTGCTGAAATCGAAGTTAGGGCTGTGCATAAAATCAATCCGACACTGGAACAGCTATTCTTGAAACTAACGGAGGGTGAGAACGTTGAATAA